One window of Mus caroli chromosome 11, CAROLI_EIJ_v1.1, whole genome shotgun sequence genomic DNA carries:
- the Ggnbp2 gene encoding gametogenetin-binding protein 2 isoform X4 codes for MARLVAVCRDGEEEFPFERRQIPLYIDDTLTMVMEFPDNVLNLDGHQNNGAQLKQFIQRHSMLKQQDLSIAMVVTSREVLSALSQLVPCVGCRRSVERLFSQLVESGNPALEPLTVGPKGVLSLTRSCMTDAKKLYTLFYVHGSKLNDMIDAIPKSKKNKRCQLHSLDTHKPKPLGGCWMDVWELMSQECRDEVVLIDSSCLLETLETYLRKHRFCTDCKNKVLRAYNILIGELDCSKEKGYCAALYEGLRCCPHERHIHVCCETDFIAHLLGRAEPEFAGGRRERHAKTIDIAQEEVLTCLGIHLYERLHRIWQKLRAEEQTWQMLFYLGVDALRKSFEMTVEKVQGISRLEQLCEEFSEEERVRELKQEKKRQKRKNRRKNKCVCDTPASLHTADEKAVSREKETDFIENSCNACGSAEDGETCVEVMVTNENTSCTCPSSGNLLGSPKIKKGMSPHCNGSDCGYSSSMEGSETGSREGSDVACTEGICNHDEHGEDSCVHHCEDKEDDGDSCVECWANSEENNTKGKNKKKKKKSKMLKCDEHIQKLGSCITDPGNRETSGNTMHTVFHRDKTKDAHPESCCSTEKGGQPLPWFEHRKSVPQFTEPTEMSFGPDSGKGAKSLVELLDESECTSDEEIFISQDEIQSFMANNQSFYSNREQYRQHLKEKFNKYCRLNDHKRPVCSGWLTTAGAN; via the exons ATGGTGATGGAATTTCCTGACAATGTTTTAAATCTTGATGGGCATCAGAATAATGGTGCACAActaaagcagtttattcag cgACACAGTATGCTTAAGCAACAAGATTTAAGTATTGCCATGGTGGTAACATCACGCGAAGTCTTGAGTGCACTTTCTCAGCTTGTCCCATGTGTTGGTTGTCGTCGAAGTGTGGAACGCCTCTTTTCTCAACTTGTAGAGTCTGGAAATCCTGCCCTTGAACCCCTGACAGTAGGGCCCAAGGGAGTACTATCTCTGACTCGGAGCTGCATGACTGATGCAAAAAAgctttatacattattttatgtacatgg GTCCAAACTAAATGATATGATAGATGCTATTCCAAAAAGTAAGAAGAACAAGAGATGTCAGTTACACTCTTTAGATACACACAAACCTAAACCTCTGGG AGGATGTTGGATGGATGTTTGGGAACTCAtgtcccaggaatgcagggatgaaGTAGTTTTAATTGACTCTAGTTGTCTTTTAGAAACACTAGAAACATATCTTCGAAAGCACAG gTTTTGCACTGATTGCAAAAATAAAGTCCTCCGAGCATACAATATCCTCATTGGTGAACTTGACTGCAGCAAAGAGAAGGGCTACTGTGCTGCCCTGTATGAAGGGTTGCGGTGTTGTCCACATGAGCGACACATACATGTTTGCTGTGAAACAGACTTCATTGCACATCTCTTGGGTCGTGCTGAGCCAGAGTTCGCAGGAGG GCGAAGAGAAAGACATGCTAAGACAATAGATATAGCTCAAGAAGAAGTTCTGACCTGCTTGGGGATTCATCTTTATGAACGACTGCATCGGATCTGGCAAAAACTACGGGCCGAAGAGCAGACATGGCAGATGCTCTTTTATCTTGGTGTTGATGCTTTACGTAAGAGCTTTGAG atgactgtggaaAAAGTGCAGGGTATTAGCCGCTTGGAACAACTTTGCGAGGAATTTTCAGAGGAAGAACGAGTTAGAGAACTCAAGCAAGAAAAGAAACGCCAAAAGCGGAAGAACAGACgaaaaaataagtgtgtgtgtgacactcCTGCTTCCTTACACACCGCAGACGAGAAAGCAGTGAGCCGAGAGAAG GAAACAGACTTCATTGAAAACAGCTGCAACGCCTGTGGCAGTGCTGAAGATGGTGAGACTTGTGTAGAAGTAATGGTTACCAATGAAAACACATCATGTACCTGTCCGAGCAGTGGCAATCTTTTGGGGTCCCCTAAAATAAAGAAAG GTATGTCTCCACACTGTAATGGTAGTGACTGTGGATATTCATCTAGCATGGAAGGAAGTGAAACAGGTTCTCGAGAAGGTTCAGATGTTGCCTGCACCGAGGGAATTTGTAACCATGATGAACATG GGGAAGATTCCTGTGTTCATCACTGTGAAGACAAAGAAGATGATGGTGATAGTTGTGTTGAATGTTGGGcaaattctgaagaaaataacacaaaaggaaaaaataaaaagaagaaaaagaaaagcaagatgttGAAATGCGATGAACAT ATCCAAAAACTTGGAAGCTGTATTACAGATCCAGGTAATCGAGAGACCTCAGGAAACACTATGCACACAGTGTTTCACCGTGACAAGACCAAAGATGCACATCCTGAGAGTTGTTGCAGCACTGAGAAGGGTGGGCAGCCATTGCCTTGGTTTGAGCATAGGAAAAGCGTACCACAGTTCACAGAACCTACAGAAATGTCATTTGGTCCTGACTCTGGAAAAGGTGCCAAGAGCTTAGTTGAACTTCTT GATGAGTCTGAATGTACTTCAGATGAGGAAATCTTTATCTCACAAGATGAAATACAGTCATTTATGGCTAATAACCAGTCTTTCTACAGCAATAGAGAACAATACCGACAGCATCTGAAGGAGAAATTTAATAAATA
- the Ggnbp2 gene encoding gametogenetin-binding protein 2 isoform X2, producing the protein MARLVAVCRDGEEEFPFERRQIPLYIDDTLTMVMEFPDNVLNLDGHQNNGAQLKQFIQRHSMLKQQDLSIAMVVTSREVLSALSQLVPCVGCRRSVERLFSQLVESGNPALEPLTVGPKGVLSLTRSCMTDAKKLYTLFYVHGSKLNDMIDAIPKSKKNKRCQLHSLDTHKPKPLGEGSSSSVSSEKLSTDKRSSEDHRKDSKCRIIFHYGPFQGTARGCWMDVWELMSQECRDEVVLIDSSCLLETLETYLRKHRFCTDCKNKVLRAYNILIGELDCSKEKGYCAALYEGLRCCPHERHIHVCCETDFIAHLLGRAEPEFAGGRRERHAKTIDIAQEEVLTCLGIHLYERLHRIWQKLRAEEQTWQMLFYLGVDALRKSFEMTVEKVQGISRLEQLCEEFSEEERVRELKQEKKRQKRKNRRKNKCVCDTPASLHTADEKAVSREKETDFIENSCNACGSAEDGETCVEVMVTNENTSCTCPSSGNLLGSPKIKKGMSPHCNGSDCGYSSSMEGSETGSREGSDVACTEGICNHDEHGEDSCVHHCEDKEDDGDSCVECWANSEENNTKGKNKKKKKKSKMLKCDEHIQKLGSCITDPGNRETSGNTMHTVFHRDKTKDAHPESCCSTEKGGQPLPWFEHRKSVPQFTEPTEMSFGPDSGKGAKSLVELLDESECTSDEEIFISQDEIQSFMANNQSFYSNREQYRQHLKEKFNKYCRLNDHKRPVCSGWLTTAGAN; encoded by the exons ATGGTGATGGAATTTCCTGACAATGTTTTAAATCTTGATGGGCATCAGAATAATGGTGCACAActaaagcagtttattcag cgACACAGTATGCTTAAGCAACAAGATTTAAGTATTGCCATGGTGGTAACATCACGCGAAGTCTTGAGTGCACTTTCTCAGCTTGTCCCATGTGTTGGTTGTCGTCGAAGTGTGGAACGCCTCTTTTCTCAACTTGTAGAGTCTGGAAATCCTGCCCTTGAACCCCTGACAGTAGGGCCCAAGGGAGTACTATCTCTGACTCGGAGCTGCATGACTGATGCAAAAAAgctttatacattattttatgtacatgg GTCCAAACTAAATGATATGATAGATGCTATTCCAAAAAGTAAGAAGAACAAGAGATGTCAGTTACACTCTTTAGATACACACAAACCTAAACCTCTGGG TGAAGGGAGCAGTAGCAGTGTCAGTTCAGAGAAGTTAAGTACAGATAAGAGAAGTAGTGAAGACCACAGGAAGGACAGCAAGTGTAGGATCATTTTCCATTATGGACCTTTCCAGGGAACAGCCAG AGGATGTTGGATGGATGTTTGGGAACTCAtgtcccaggaatgcagggatgaaGTAGTTTTAATTGACTCTAGTTGTCTTTTAGAAACACTAGAAACATATCTTCGAAAGCACAG gTTTTGCACTGATTGCAAAAATAAAGTCCTCCGAGCATACAATATCCTCATTGGTGAACTTGACTGCAGCAAAGAGAAGGGCTACTGTGCTGCCCTGTATGAAGGGTTGCGGTGTTGTCCACATGAGCGACACATACATGTTTGCTGTGAAACAGACTTCATTGCACATCTCTTGGGTCGTGCTGAGCCAGAGTTCGCAGGAGG GCGAAGAGAAAGACATGCTAAGACAATAGATATAGCTCAAGAAGAAGTTCTGACCTGCTTGGGGATTCATCTTTATGAACGACTGCATCGGATCTGGCAAAAACTACGGGCCGAAGAGCAGACATGGCAGATGCTCTTTTATCTTGGTGTTGATGCTTTACGTAAGAGCTTTGAG atgactgtggaaAAAGTGCAGGGTATTAGCCGCTTGGAACAACTTTGCGAGGAATTTTCAGAGGAAGAACGAGTTAGAGAACTCAAGCAAGAAAAGAAACGCCAAAAGCGGAAGAACAGACgaaaaaataagtgtgtgtgtgacactcCTGCTTCCTTACACACCGCAGACGAGAAAGCAGTGAGCCGAGAGAAG GAAACAGACTTCATTGAAAACAGCTGCAACGCCTGTGGCAGTGCTGAAGATGGTGAGACTTGTGTAGAAGTAATGGTTACCAATGAAAACACATCATGTACCTGTCCGAGCAGTGGCAATCTTTTGGGGTCCCCTAAAATAAAGAAAG GTATGTCTCCACACTGTAATGGTAGTGACTGTGGATATTCATCTAGCATGGAAGGAAGTGAAACAGGTTCTCGAGAAGGTTCAGATGTTGCCTGCACCGAGGGAATTTGTAACCATGATGAACATG GGGAAGATTCCTGTGTTCATCACTGTGAAGACAAAGAAGATGATGGTGATAGTTGTGTTGAATGTTGGGcaaattctgaagaaaataacacaaaaggaaaaaataaaaagaagaaaaagaaaagcaagatgttGAAATGCGATGAACAT ATCCAAAAACTTGGAAGCTGTATTACAGATCCAGGTAATCGAGAGACCTCAGGAAACACTATGCACACAGTGTTTCACCGTGACAAGACCAAAGATGCACATCCTGAGAGTTGTTGCAGCACTGAGAAGGGTGGGCAGCCATTGCCTTGGTTTGAGCATAGGAAAAGCGTACCACAGTTCACAGAACCTACAGAAATGTCATTTGGTCCTGACTCTGGAAAAGGTGCCAAGAGCTTAGTTGAACTTCTT GATGAGTCTGAATGTACTTCAGATGAGGAAATCTTTATCTCACAAGATGAAATACAGTCATTTATGGCTAATAACCAGTCTTTCTACAGCAATAGAGAACAATACCGACAGCATCTGAAGGAGAAATTTAATAAATA
- the Ggnbp2 gene encoding gametogenetin-binding protein 2 isoform X1, with the protein MARLVAVCRDGEEEFPFERRQIPLYIDDTLTMVMEFPDNVLNLDGHQNNGAQLKQFIQRHSMLKQQDLSIAMVVTSREVLSALSQLVPCVGCRRSVERLFSQLVESGNPALEPLTVGPKGVLSLTRSCMTDAKKLYTLFYVHGSKLNDMIDAIPKSKKNKRCQLHSLDTHKPKPLGEGSSSSVSSEKLSTDKRSSEDHRKDSKCRIIFHYGPFQGTARGCWMDVWELMSQECRDEVVLIDSSCLLETLETYLRKHRFCTDCKNKVLRAYNILIGELDCSKEKGYCAALYEGLRCCPHERHIHVCCETDFIAHLLGRAEPEFAGGYERRERHAKTIDIAQEEVLTCLGIHLYERLHRIWQKLRAEEQTWQMLFYLGVDALRKSFEMTVEKVQGISRLEQLCEEFSEEERVRELKQEKKRQKRKNRRKNKCVCDTPASLHTADEKAVSREKETDFIENSCNACGSAEDGETCVEVMVTNENTSCTCPSSGNLLGSPKIKKGMSPHCNGSDCGYSSSMEGSETGSREGSDVACTEGICNHDEHGEDSCVHHCEDKEDDGDSCVECWANSEENNTKGKNKKKKKKSKMLKCDEHIQKLGSCITDPGNRETSGNTMHTVFHRDKTKDAHPESCCSTEKGGQPLPWFEHRKSVPQFTEPTEMSFGPDSGKGAKSLVELLDESECTSDEEIFISQDEIQSFMANNQSFYSNREQYRQHLKEKFNKYCRLNDHKRPVCSGWLTTAGAN; encoded by the exons ATGGTGATGGAATTTCCTGACAATGTTTTAAATCTTGATGGGCATCAGAATAATGGTGCACAActaaagcagtttattcag cgACACAGTATGCTTAAGCAACAAGATTTAAGTATTGCCATGGTGGTAACATCACGCGAAGTCTTGAGTGCACTTTCTCAGCTTGTCCCATGTGTTGGTTGTCGTCGAAGTGTGGAACGCCTCTTTTCTCAACTTGTAGAGTCTGGAAATCCTGCCCTTGAACCCCTGACAGTAGGGCCCAAGGGAGTACTATCTCTGACTCGGAGCTGCATGACTGATGCAAAAAAgctttatacattattttatgtacatgg GTCCAAACTAAATGATATGATAGATGCTATTCCAAAAAGTAAGAAGAACAAGAGATGTCAGTTACACTCTTTAGATACACACAAACCTAAACCTCTGGG TGAAGGGAGCAGTAGCAGTGTCAGTTCAGAGAAGTTAAGTACAGATAAGAGAAGTAGTGAAGACCACAGGAAGGACAGCAAGTGTAGGATCATTTTCCATTATGGACCTTTCCAGGGAACAGCCAG AGGATGTTGGATGGATGTTTGGGAACTCAtgtcccaggaatgcagggatgaaGTAGTTTTAATTGACTCTAGTTGTCTTTTAGAAACACTAGAAACATATCTTCGAAAGCACAG gTTTTGCACTGATTGCAAAAATAAAGTCCTCCGAGCATACAATATCCTCATTGGTGAACTTGACTGCAGCAAAGAGAAGGGCTACTGTGCTGCCCTGTATGAAGGGTTGCGGTGTTGTCCACATGAGCGACACATACATGTTTGCTGTGAAACAGACTTCATTGCACATCTCTTGGGTCGTGCTGAGCCAGAGTTCGCAGGAGGGTATGA GCGAAGAGAAAGACATGCTAAGACAATAGATATAGCTCAAGAAGAAGTTCTGACCTGCTTGGGGATTCATCTTTATGAACGACTGCATCGGATCTGGCAAAAACTACGGGCCGAAGAGCAGACATGGCAGATGCTCTTTTATCTTGGTGTTGATGCTTTACGTAAGAGCTTTGAG atgactgtggaaAAAGTGCAGGGTATTAGCCGCTTGGAACAACTTTGCGAGGAATTTTCAGAGGAAGAACGAGTTAGAGAACTCAAGCAAGAAAAGAAACGCCAAAAGCGGAAGAACAGACgaaaaaataagtgtgtgtgtgacactcCTGCTTCCTTACACACCGCAGACGAGAAAGCAGTGAGCCGAGAGAAG GAAACAGACTTCATTGAAAACAGCTGCAACGCCTGTGGCAGTGCTGAAGATGGTGAGACTTGTGTAGAAGTAATGGTTACCAATGAAAACACATCATGTACCTGTCCGAGCAGTGGCAATCTTTTGGGGTCCCCTAAAATAAAGAAAG GTATGTCTCCACACTGTAATGGTAGTGACTGTGGATATTCATCTAGCATGGAAGGAAGTGAAACAGGTTCTCGAGAAGGTTCAGATGTTGCCTGCACCGAGGGAATTTGTAACCATGATGAACATG GGGAAGATTCCTGTGTTCATCACTGTGAAGACAAAGAAGATGATGGTGATAGTTGTGTTGAATGTTGGGcaaattctgaagaaaataacacaaaaggaaaaaataaaaagaagaaaaagaaaagcaagatgttGAAATGCGATGAACAT ATCCAAAAACTTGGAAGCTGTATTACAGATCCAGGTAATCGAGAGACCTCAGGAAACACTATGCACACAGTGTTTCACCGTGACAAGACCAAAGATGCACATCCTGAGAGTTGTTGCAGCACTGAGAAGGGTGGGCAGCCATTGCCTTGGTTTGAGCATAGGAAAAGCGTACCACAGTTCACAGAACCTACAGAAATGTCATTTGGTCCTGACTCTGGAAAAGGTGCCAAGAGCTTAGTTGAACTTCTT GATGAGTCTGAATGTACTTCAGATGAGGAAATCTTTATCTCACAAGATGAAATACAGTCATTTATGGCTAATAACCAGTCTTTCTACAGCAATAGAGAACAATACCGACAGCATCTGAAGGAGAAATTTAATAAATA
- the Ggnbp2 gene encoding gametogenetin-binding protein 2 isoform X3: MARLVAVCRDGEEEFPFERRQIPLYIDDTLTMVMEFPDNVLNLDGHQNNGAQLKQFIQRHSMLKQQDLSIAMVVTSREVLSALSQLVPCVGCRRSVERLFSQLVESGNPALEPLTVGPKGVLSLTRSCMTDAKKLYTLFYVHGSKLNDMIDAIPKSKKNKRCQLHSLDTHKPKPLGGCWMDVWELMSQECRDEVVLIDSSCLLETLETYLRKHRFCTDCKNKVLRAYNILIGELDCSKEKGYCAALYEGLRCCPHERHIHVCCETDFIAHLLGRAEPEFAGGYERRERHAKTIDIAQEEVLTCLGIHLYERLHRIWQKLRAEEQTWQMLFYLGVDALRKSFEMTVEKVQGISRLEQLCEEFSEEERVRELKQEKKRQKRKNRRKNKCVCDTPASLHTADEKAVSREKETDFIENSCNACGSAEDGETCVEVMVTNENTSCTCPSSGNLLGSPKIKKGMSPHCNGSDCGYSSSMEGSETGSREGSDVACTEGICNHDEHGEDSCVHHCEDKEDDGDSCVECWANSEENNTKGKNKKKKKKSKMLKCDEHIQKLGSCITDPGNRETSGNTMHTVFHRDKTKDAHPESCCSTEKGGQPLPWFEHRKSVPQFTEPTEMSFGPDSGKGAKSLVELLDESECTSDEEIFISQDEIQSFMANNQSFYSNREQYRQHLKEKFNKYCRLNDHKRPVCSGWLTTAGAN; this comes from the exons ATGGTGATGGAATTTCCTGACAATGTTTTAAATCTTGATGGGCATCAGAATAATGGTGCACAActaaagcagtttattcag cgACACAGTATGCTTAAGCAACAAGATTTAAGTATTGCCATGGTGGTAACATCACGCGAAGTCTTGAGTGCACTTTCTCAGCTTGTCCCATGTGTTGGTTGTCGTCGAAGTGTGGAACGCCTCTTTTCTCAACTTGTAGAGTCTGGAAATCCTGCCCTTGAACCCCTGACAGTAGGGCCCAAGGGAGTACTATCTCTGACTCGGAGCTGCATGACTGATGCAAAAAAgctttatacattattttatgtacatgg GTCCAAACTAAATGATATGATAGATGCTATTCCAAAAAGTAAGAAGAACAAGAGATGTCAGTTACACTCTTTAGATACACACAAACCTAAACCTCTGGG AGGATGTTGGATGGATGTTTGGGAACTCAtgtcccaggaatgcagggatgaaGTAGTTTTAATTGACTCTAGTTGTCTTTTAGAAACACTAGAAACATATCTTCGAAAGCACAG gTTTTGCACTGATTGCAAAAATAAAGTCCTCCGAGCATACAATATCCTCATTGGTGAACTTGACTGCAGCAAAGAGAAGGGCTACTGTGCTGCCCTGTATGAAGGGTTGCGGTGTTGTCCACATGAGCGACACATACATGTTTGCTGTGAAACAGACTTCATTGCACATCTCTTGGGTCGTGCTGAGCCAGAGTTCGCAGGAGGGTATGA GCGAAGAGAAAGACATGCTAAGACAATAGATATAGCTCAAGAAGAAGTTCTGACCTGCTTGGGGATTCATCTTTATGAACGACTGCATCGGATCTGGCAAAAACTACGGGCCGAAGAGCAGACATGGCAGATGCTCTTTTATCTTGGTGTTGATGCTTTACGTAAGAGCTTTGAG atgactgtggaaAAAGTGCAGGGTATTAGCCGCTTGGAACAACTTTGCGAGGAATTTTCAGAGGAAGAACGAGTTAGAGAACTCAAGCAAGAAAAGAAACGCCAAAAGCGGAAGAACAGACgaaaaaataagtgtgtgtgtgacactcCTGCTTCCTTACACACCGCAGACGAGAAAGCAGTGAGCCGAGAGAAG GAAACAGACTTCATTGAAAACAGCTGCAACGCCTGTGGCAGTGCTGAAGATGGTGAGACTTGTGTAGAAGTAATGGTTACCAATGAAAACACATCATGTACCTGTCCGAGCAGTGGCAATCTTTTGGGGTCCCCTAAAATAAAGAAAG GTATGTCTCCACACTGTAATGGTAGTGACTGTGGATATTCATCTAGCATGGAAGGAAGTGAAACAGGTTCTCGAGAAGGTTCAGATGTTGCCTGCACCGAGGGAATTTGTAACCATGATGAACATG GGGAAGATTCCTGTGTTCATCACTGTGAAGACAAAGAAGATGATGGTGATAGTTGTGTTGAATGTTGGGcaaattctgaagaaaataacacaaaaggaaaaaataaaaagaagaaaaagaaaagcaagatgttGAAATGCGATGAACAT ATCCAAAAACTTGGAAGCTGTATTACAGATCCAGGTAATCGAGAGACCTCAGGAAACACTATGCACACAGTGTTTCACCGTGACAAGACCAAAGATGCACATCCTGAGAGTTGTTGCAGCACTGAGAAGGGTGGGCAGCCATTGCCTTGGTTTGAGCATAGGAAAAGCGTACCACAGTTCACAGAACCTACAGAAATGTCATTTGGTCCTGACTCTGGAAAAGGTGCCAAGAGCTTAGTTGAACTTCTT GATGAGTCTGAATGTACTTCAGATGAGGAAATCTTTATCTCACAAGATGAAATACAGTCATTTATGGCTAATAACCAGTCTTTCTACAGCAATAGAGAACAATACCGACAGCATCTGAAGGAGAAATTTAATAAATA